In Rheinheimera sp. MM224, one DNA window encodes the following:
- the fliI gene encoding flagellar protein export ATPase FliI: MSSSQLAANLKQQLQHIQKSRPNLAGRLVRVVGLTLEATGCTAAIGQTCHVETASGQLFAEVVGFANDRIFLMPKDDVSGVVPGAKVTPLNDFKGVPLTMALLGRVIDGAGKPLDGKGPILSQEFGGAKKPPINPLQRQPIHAPLDVGVRAINSIITVGKGQRMGLFAGSGVGKSVLLGMMTRGTAADVIVVGLVGERGREVKEFIDEILGEEGRKRSVVVAAPADVSPLMRLKGCETAVQVAEYFREQGLDVLLLLDSITRYAQAQREIALAVGEPPATKGYPPSVFAKLPALVERAGNGAVGQGSITAFYTVLSEGDDLQDPIADASRAILDGHIVLSRQLADSGHFPAIDIEKSISRVMPAVTSMEHQKLARAVKQLYASYQQSKDLISIGAYVKGADPQLDAAVTLMPKIRGFLQQEMKEVVPYDESLTQLDKLLPAHLGR; encoded by the coding sequence ATGTCGTCGTCACAGTTAGCCGCCAATTTAAAGCAACAGCTGCAGCATATTCAGAAAAGTAGGCCCAATCTGGCCGGGCGTTTAGTCCGGGTCGTCGGGCTGACTCTGGAAGCGACCGGCTGCACTGCGGCTATAGGCCAGACTTGTCATGTGGAAACCGCATCCGGCCAGCTATTTGCTGAGGTAGTGGGTTTTGCCAACGACCGTATTTTTTTAATGCCAAAAGATGATGTGTCCGGTGTGGTGCCTGGTGCAAAAGTCACACCTTTGAACGATTTTAAAGGTGTGCCTTTGACTATGGCGTTGCTGGGGCGGGTTATTGACGGTGCAGGTAAACCACTGGATGGCAAAGGGCCGATTTTAAGTCAGGAATTTGGCGGCGCGAAAAAACCTCCTATTAATCCATTACAACGTCAGCCCATTCATGCTCCGCTTGATGTAGGCGTACGGGCGATCAACAGCATTATTACGGTCGGCAAAGGCCAGCGTATGGGCTTGTTTGCAGGGTCTGGTGTAGGTAAGTCTGTGCTGCTGGGCATGATGACCCGCGGTACTGCAGCTGACGTGATAGTCGTGGGGCTGGTGGGTGAACGGGGCCGTGAGGTTAAAGAATTTATTGACGAGATTTTGGGGGAAGAAGGCCGCAAACGTTCGGTGGTCGTTGCGGCTCCCGCTGATGTATCGCCCCTGATGCGTTTAAAAGGCTGCGAAACAGCAGTGCAGGTGGCTGAGTACTTCCGCGAACAGGGGCTTGATGTATTACTGCTGCTTGATTCCATTACCCGTTATGCTCAGGCGCAGCGCGAAATTGCTTTGGCTGTGGGTGAACCTCCAGCAACCAAAGGCTATCCACCTTCAGTCTTCGCCAAATTACCGGCACTGGTTGAACGAGCTGGTAATGGTGCTGTAGGTCAGGGCTCTATTACTGCTTTTTATACTGTATTGTCCGAAGGCGATGACTTGCAGGATCCTATAGCTGATGCGTCCCGCGCTATTTTAGATGGCCACATTGTTCTGTCGCGCCAGTTGGCTGACAGTGGCCACTTTCCTGCTATTGATATCGAAAAATCCATTAGCCGGGTTATGCCAGCAGTCACCAGCATGGAACATCAAAAACTGGCTCGTGCTGTAAAACAGCTGTATGCCTCTTATCAGCAAAGCAAAGATTTAATTTCAATTGGTGCTTACGTCAAAGGCGCCGATCCGCAATTGGATGCAGCCGTAACTCTGATGCCAAAAATCCGTGGTTTTTTACAGCAGGAAATGAAAGAGGTTGTGCCTTATGACGAAAGTCTGACGCAACTGGATAAACTTTTACCTGCACATTTAGGACGATAA
- the fliJ gene encoding flagellar export protein FliJ: MALAQLQLLVKVQQEKEDKLQAMYRAAQQNYQSMQQKYQGLADYRIEYVQQTQSRGQQGMASRQFNQYLNFIGKLDAALTVQQQYVQQAKASADQRLLQLLAMQKKRKALEILIERELAEVQRKADKQEQKMLDEIATQQFFRRVS; the protein is encoded by the coding sequence ATGGCATTGGCACAACTTCAGCTGTTGGTAAAAGTCCAGCAGGAAAAAGAAGATAAATTGCAGGCGATGTACAGAGCTGCGCAGCAGAACTATCAGTCGATGCAACAAAAGTATCAAGGGCTGGCGGATTACCGTATCGAATACGTACAGCAAACCCAAAGCCGTGGTCAGCAAGGCATGGCAAGTCGCCAGTTTAATCAGTATTTAAACTTTATTGGCAAGTTGGATGCGGCTTTAACGGTGCAGCAACAGTATGTGCAGCAGGCCAAAGCCAGCGCAGATCAGCGTTTGTTGCAGCTATTGGCGATGCAGAAAAAACGCAAGGCGCTGGAAATACTCATTGAACGTGAGTTGGCAGAAGTGCAGCGCAAAGCAGATAAACAAGAACAAAAAATGCTGGATGAAATTGCAACTCAGCAGTTTTTCCGCAGAGTTAGTTAA
- a CDS encoding flagellar hook-length control protein FliK: protein MAEFLSMTMLSAEPVSAAKPQAMQSNDGATEPDQSFAATLAAEVNGKAAEKPAKVPAKTRQNNASDLADSTDVTAVEGAKVPDVNTDNTKAVASKESSQGDSEELVSGDSDALQVQNESGEAEQSHWLNLLEKAKSLQERLSKAETEGKTGSDKIAVVDDVAVQVQALAAKQQSDKIKVVDLSSAQTKTDGQNDGSIVLDKKLLAEQGSEQHLTAEESKALKLMAQTDKNGSGKTQTAETVLKQNTASEVELVPTDLTDLKGKAGDKSLPGNSKDTGPDQNKIIAHIEKPLKAAGHSAQTVQSAEAEKQTAMNTEVLATATIVNKSPVQSEQAAALVKSNAAATAGSDNTVAADDDTERETLTVHSVATEAKTSVQAQSAAALVAPTSPHIKAAASDTKVTTEDILKQIQNAAIATQGEQGASSSSGEPSQQGSADAILTVIEQQKGSNPVVTEANSFSNQLKSSLEKISSGIAVAGREAVSESSQKQVDQLGQKLNLIQPEASNQLKEKMLMMVKDKVHTAEIRLDPSELGSMQIKISLQQDQMSVQFMVQQGNAKELMEQQMPKLKELLQQQGIELSQGSVQQQNQSSSGQEGGRRTAGGNGLGTTLGSSDENIEPGILPTKNSDRVVDYYA, encoded by the coding sequence ATGGCTGAATTTTTATCAATGACAATGCTTAGCGCTGAACCTGTCTCAGCTGCAAAACCACAAGCTATGCAGTCCAATGACGGTGCAACAGAGCCTGATCAGAGTTTTGCTGCCACCTTAGCCGCTGAGGTGAATGGGAAAGCTGCAGAGAAACCTGCAAAAGTCCCTGCCAAAACGCGGCAGAATAATGCCTCTGACCTTGCAGATAGTACAGATGTTACAGCTGTTGAGGGAGCAAAGGTCCCTGATGTAAACACTGACAACACTAAGGCTGTGGCCAGCAAGGAGTCATCACAGGGCGATTCAGAAGAGCTAGTGTCTGGTGATTCGGATGCCTTGCAGGTGCAAAATGAGAGCGGTGAAGCTGAACAATCGCACTGGTTAAACTTGCTGGAAAAAGCCAAAAGTTTGCAGGAGCGGTTAAGCAAAGCCGAAACTGAAGGTAAAACGGGATCAGATAAAATTGCTGTAGTGGATGATGTGGCGGTGCAGGTACAAGCGCTCGCAGCGAAACAGCAAAGTGATAAAATAAAAGTCGTCGATCTGTCTAGTGCCCAGACCAAAACTGACGGGCAGAACGATGGCTCTATAGTGCTTGATAAAAAGCTATTGGCTGAACAAGGCTCAGAGCAGCATCTAACAGCTGAAGAATCAAAAGCCTTAAAACTGATGGCGCAGACAGACAAAAATGGCTCAGGTAAAACCCAGACTGCGGAAACTGTTCTAAAGCAAAATACAGCTTCAGAGGTTGAACTAGTTCCAACAGACTTGACAGACTTAAAAGGCAAAGCAGGTGATAAATCACTGCCTGGCAATTCAAAAGATACGGGCCCTGACCAAAACAAAATTATAGCTCATATCGAAAAACCGTTGAAAGCTGCAGGACACTCCGCTCAGACTGTTCAGTCTGCTGAGGCAGAAAAGCAAACTGCTATGAACACTGAAGTGTTGGCTACAGCCACCATAGTGAACAAATCTCCGGTTCAGTCAGAGCAAGCGGCAGCCCTAGTCAAAAGCAACGCAGCTGCGACAGCCGGTAGTGATAACACAGTTGCAGCCGATGACGACACTGAGAGAGAAACCTTGACGGTGCATTCTGTCGCCACAGAGGCTAAAACTTCAGTGCAGGCCCAAAGTGCCGCTGCATTAGTGGCTCCGACATCTCCGCATATCAAAGCTGCGGCCTCAGACACTAAAGTCACTACCGAGGATATATTAAAGCAAATTCAGAATGCCGCCATCGCTACTCAGGGAGAGCAGGGGGCATCCTCTTCATCTGGTGAACCTTCGCAGCAAGGTTCAGCTGATGCCATTCTGACTGTGATTGAACAGCAAAAAGGCAGTAATCCTGTTGTGACAGAGGCCAACTCTTTTAGCAACCAGCTTAAATCCAGCCTGGAAAAAATCAGCTCAGGTATTGCTGTAGCTGGCCGTGAAGCTGTGTCTGAATCAAGCCAAAAACAAGTGGACCAGTTGGGACAAAAGCTGAATTTGATCCAGCCTGAAGCGTCGAACCAATTAAAAGAAAAAATGCTGATGATGGTGAAAGATAAAGTGCATACCGCTGAAATTCGTCTGGACCCGTCTGAATTGGGTTCGATGCAGATCAAAATCAGTTTGCAGCAGGATCAGATGTCAGTGCAGTTTATGGTTCAGCAAGGTAATGCCAAAGAACTGATGGAACAACAAATGCCAAAATTAAAAGAATTATTGCAACAACAAGGAATTGAATTGAGTCAGGGCTCTGTACAACAGCAAAACCAATCTTCTTCAGGTCAGGAAGGCGGTCGTCGTACCGCTGGTGGCAATGGTTTGGGCAC
- the fliH gene encoding flagellar assembly protein FliH has protein sequence MTMDPFRTKQPFAPTDELLELLKRWPSPQLDSDKKAPAGKTNALNKTLPSQKVAAVAVEEDAELEIKPLTADDIEQIRQAAFDEGFAQGKEEGFSKGYEEGREQGTADGLAHGQAEGKKLGLEQATEEIEQKKLELAALLEQLQQPLLQVDQQVEQQLLQLCLAMAEAVIAVECKTNPQVILKTLSDATAVLPLQTEHILIKLHPDDMAVVEQHFTAEQLAERHWQLRSDPAVERGGCLLETPLSSMDRSIKNRLQSSLEHFLHSPD, from the coding sequence ATGACCATGGATCCATTTCGTACCAAACAACCTTTTGCGCCAACGGATGAGTTATTGGAGTTACTCAAACGTTGGCCAAGCCCACAACTTGATTCAGATAAAAAAGCGCCTGCAGGTAAAACCAATGCGCTGAATAAAACGCTGCCATCACAAAAGGTTGCAGCTGTTGCGGTGGAAGAAGACGCTGAACTGGAAATTAAGCCTCTGACGGCGGATGATATTGAACAAATCCGTCAGGCTGCTTTTGATGAAGGTTTTGCACAGGGCAAAGAAGAAGGTTTTTCCAAAGGTTATGAAGAAGGCCGTGAACAAGGCACAGCTGATGGTTTAGCTCATGGCCAGGCCGAAGGTAAAAAACTGGGTTTAGAGCAAGCTACTGAAGAGATTGAACAGAAAAAGCTGGAACTGGCTGCGTTGTTGGAACAGCTGCAACAGCCTTTATTGCAAGTTGATCAACAGGTCGAACAACAGCTGTTACAGCTTTGTCTGGCGATGGCAGAAGCTGTAATAGCAGTCGAATGTAAAACCAATCCACAAGTGATATTAAAAACGCTGTCCGATGCGACAGCAGTATTGCCACTGCAAACCGAACATATCCTGATCAAGCTTCATCCTGATGATATGGCTGTGGTTGAGCAGCATTTCACTGCAGAGCAACTAGCCGAACGGCACTGGCAACTGCGTTCCGATCCGGCGGTAGAGCGCGGTGGTTGTCTGCTGGAAACCCCATTATCTTCGATGGACAGAAGTATTAAAAACAGATTGCAAAGCAGTCTGGAGCATTTCTTGCATTCTCCTGATTAA
- the fliG gene encoding flagellar motor switch protein FliG, with the protein MSNVETTKPSFDVGKLDGVEKAAILLLSLSEEDAAQILKHLEPKQVQKVGMAMAQIDDLNQAKISAVHKLFIEQIQNFSTIGFQSEDFIRRALTAALGEEKASNLIDQIILGGGAKGLDSLKWMDSKQVANIIRNEHPQIQTIVLSYLEPEQSAEILSQFPEKVRLDLTMRIANLEEVQPAALQELNEIMEKQFAGQAGAQAAKMGGLKAAADIMNYLDTNVEGQLMDAIREHDEEMAQQIQDLMFVFENLLDVDDRAIQTILREVQQDALMKALKGADADLKEKILKNMSKRAAELLNDDLEAMGPVRVSEVEAAQKDILSVARRLADAGEIMLGGGGGEDFL; encoded by the coding sequence GGCAAATTAGATGGCGTGGAGAAAGCCGCCATCCTGTTGCTGAGTTTGTCAGAAGAGGACGCTGCACAGATTTTAAAACACCTTGAGCCAAAACAAGTGCAAAAGGTGGGTATGGCGATGGCGCAGATTGACGATCTGAATCAGGCTAAAATTTCTGCGGTGCATAAGCTCTTCATTGAGCAAATTCAGAACTTCAGTACCATAGGTTTCCAGAGCGAAGACTTTATCCGCCGGGCCTTAACTGCCGCTTTAGGCGAAGAAAAAGCCTCGAACCTGATCGACCAGATTATTCTGGGTGGTGGTGCCAAAGGTTTGGATTCACTGAAGTGGATGGACTCGAAGCAGGTGGCGAATATCATCCGCAACGAGCACCCACAGATCCAGACTATTGTATTGTCTTATTTAGAGCCGGAGCAGTCGGCAGAGATCCTGTCGCAGTTCCCGGAAAAAGTGCGCTTAGATTTAACTATGCGTATCGCCAACCTGGAAGAAGTACAACCAGCGGCATTACAAGAATTAAACGAAATTATGGAGAAACAGTTTGCTGGTCAGGCTGGTGCTCAGGCAGCGAAAATGGGTGGCTTAAAAGCAGCTGCCGATATCATGAACTACCTCGATACCAATGTTGAAGGTCAGTTGATGGATGCTATTCGCGAACATGACGAAGAAATGGCGCAACAAATTCAGGATCTGATGTTTGTGTTTGAAAACTTGCTGGATGTGGACGACAGGGCAATTCAGACTATTCTGCGTGAAGTGCAGCAGGATGCTTTGATGAAAGCATTAAAAGGCGCGGATGCAGACTTAAAAGAGAAGATCCTGAAAAATATGTCCAAACGTGCTGCCGAACTGTTGAACGACGATTTGGAAGCCATGGGACCAGTCCGAGTCAGTGAAGTAGAAGCTGCACAAAAAGATATCTTGTCGGTGGCCCGTCGTCTGGCCGATGCCGGTGAAATAATGTTGGGTGGCGGTGGTGGTGAAGACTTCCTGTAA